A single genomic interval of Campylobacter sp. MIT 12-8780 harbors:
- a CDS encoding NTP/NDP exchange transporter, with protein sequence MQNFLYRILNLQKGEFFLLLYSFLFMFLLFASYGILRPIRDALGLQGGSEELKWLFLGTFIATLLCSMLAMWLSGFVKRKLYIDCIFAFFTLNLLCFFVAILNIAPESEYFVYLSRTFYIWVSVFNIFIISSAWSLLVDVYSKERSQRLFGIIIAGVSLGGILGASLVSFLKGLFETQNFILISMVFLALATILKYLIVQESFKLLGKSDDKSNPLQALKERFSKPIGSKNPFVGFELIIKSPYLMAFVGFILLLTSVSTFLYVEQGRIIEELFPRSSEGYREARAAAFANIDLIVQSASFFIQFFLTSRIVKLIGLKWLLSSLGLIISIGFIVLAFTHPAFLPIVVVMSIRRIGEYALIRPGREMLFVPLDSESKYKVKNFLDTVVYRGGDAISAQVEGAIATIGIPAVLIAGAGISLQWSILGWYLGKKYEKELG encoded by the coding sequence GTGCAAAACTTTTTATATAGAATTTTAAATTTACAAAAGGGCGAGTTTTTCTTGCTTTTGTATTCATTTTTGTTTATGTTTTTACTCTTTGCAAGTTATGGGATTTTACGCCCCATTAGAGACGCTTTGGGATTGCAAGGAGGAAGCGAGGAGCTAAAATGGCTTTTTTTAGGCACCTTTATAGCAACCTTGCTTTGTTCAATGCTAGCTATGTGGCTGAGTGGTTTTGTTAAACGCAAGCTTTATATAGATTGTATTTTTGCCTTTTTTACGCTGAATTTACTTTGTTTTTTTGTGGCTATACTTAACATTGCTCCTGAAAGTGAGTATTTTGTCTATCTTAGCCGAACTTTTTATATCTGGGTGAGCGTGTTTAATATTTTTATCATCTCAAGTGCGTGGAGCTTGCTTGTAGATGTGTATAGCAAAGAAAGATCACAACGTCTTTTTGGTATAATCATCGCTGGAGTAAGTTTAGGTGGGATTTTAGGGGCGTCTTTAGTTAGCTTTCTTAAAGGGCTTTTTGAAACTCAAAATTTTATACTCATTTCTATGGTATTTTTAGCTCTTGCTACCATACTTAAATACCTTATCGTCCAAGAAAGCTTTAAGCTTTTAGGAAAAAGCGATGATAAAAGCAATCCTTTACAAGCCTTAAAAGAACGCTTTTCTAAGCCAATAGGTTCAAAAAATCCCTTTGTAGGCTTTGAGCTTATCATCAAAAGCCCTTATTTAATGGCATTTGTAGGTTTTATCTTGCTTTTAACAAGTGTAAGTACCTTTTTATATGTCGAACAAGGCAGGATCATAGAAGAGCTTTTTCCGCGTTCAAGTGAGGGTTATAGAGAAGCAAGAGCTGCAGCCTTTGCAAATATAGACTTAATCGTGCAAAGTGCAAGCTTTTTTATCCAGTTTTTCCTCACTTCAAGGATAGTCAAACTCATAGGGCTAAAATGGCTACTTTCAAGCCTTGGACTAATCATCTCCATTGGCTTTATAGTGCTAGCCTTTACTCACCCAGCCTTCTTACCGATAGTGGTTGTAATGTCCATACGCAGGATAGGCGAATACGCCCTCATACGCCCAGGCAGAGAAATGCTCTTTGTGCCACTTGATTCAGAGTCTAAATACAAGGTCAAAAACTTCCTAGATACAGTAGTATATAGAGGAGGAGACGCTATAAGCGCACAAGTTGAAGGAGCTATAGCTACAATCGGTATTCCAGCTGTACTTATTGCAGGAGCTGGAATAAGCCTTCAATGGAGCATACTTGGCTGGTATCTTGGGAAAAAGTATGAGAAGGAGTTGGGGTAG
- a CDS encoding MerR family transcriptional regulator encodes MAYTIAQVAKQTGITPYTLRFWVTKGLFPFVERDHNGVKYFSKKDIEWVLWIECLRSMDMSLEDIKAYIYLTTKGVASASARKNLLTKQRAKVISQLAKLQKGLQRLEKKIVVYENMELTGEDLLDPNNKHYQSVRDFYTSESKQKLELKEPKQKAHA; translated from the coding sequence ATGGCTTACACCATAGCCCAAGTGGCAAAGCAAACCGGTATCACGCCTTATACGCTTCGTTTTTGGGTTACAAAGGGGCTTTTTCCTTTTGTAGAACGCGATCATAATGGGGTGAAGTATTTTTCCAAAAAAGATATAGAATGGGTGCTGTGGATAGAGTGTTTGCGTTCTATGGATATGAGTTTAGAGGATATTAAAGCTTATATTTATCTTACTACTAAAGGCGTAGCTTCTGCAAGTGCAAGAAAGAATTTGCTGACAAAGCAAAGAGCTAAGGTTATTTCTCAGCTAGCAAAACTTCAAAAAGGCTTGCAAAGGCTAGAAAAAAAGATCGTTGTGTATGAAAATATGGAACTAACAGGCGAGGATTTGCTTGATCCAAATAACAAGCATTATCAAAGTGTAAGGGATTTTTACACTAGTGAAAGCAAACAAAAACTTGAGCTTAAAGAGCCTAAACAAAAAGCACACGCTTAA
- the pyrE gene encoding orotate phosphoribosyltransferase, protein MNLEQIYKDCGAFLEGHFLLSSGKHSGFYLQSAKVLENPLLANKLCEELAAIIEEHGLEFDSICSPALGGILAGYELARACKKRFIFTERVNSVMTLRRGFEVKKGEKFIICEDIITTGGSALESANIIQSLGGEVVGFAALANRGICKVKNLTNSTRKDNAKLPENLPLFTLGNFEFEVYDAANCPLCKQGSTAIKPGSRGN, encoded by the coding sequence ATGAATTTAGAACAGATTTATAAAGATTGTGGAGCATTTTTAGAAGGGCATTTTTTACTAAGCTCTGGCAAACACTCAGGCTTTTATCTACAAAGTGCAAAAGTGCTTGAAAATCCTTTACTTGCAAACAAACTTTGTGAAGAATTAGCCGCGATTATAGAAGAACATGGACTTGAATTTGATAGTATCTGCTCGCCTGCACTTGGTGGAATTTTAGCTGGCTATGAGCTTGCAAGGGCGTGTAAAAAACGTTTTATTTTCACAGAAAGAGTTAATTCTGTGATGACTTTAAGAAGAGGCTTTGAGGTTAAAAAAGGCGAAAAATTCATCATTTGTGAAGATATTATCACAACAGGTGGATCAGCTTTAGAAAGTGCAAATATCATACAAAGTTTAGGCGGAGAAGTTGTAGGTTTTGCGGCCTTAGCAAATCGTGGAATTTGTAAGGTTAAAAATCTTACAAACTCTACAAGAAAAGACAATGCAAAACTTCCAGAAAATTTGCCACTTTTTACCTTAGGAAATTTTGAATTTGAAGTCTATGACGCAGCTAATTGTCCTTTGTGTAAGCAAGGAAGCACTGCCATTAAGCCCGGAAGTCGCGGAAACTAA
- a CDS encoding nicotinate phosphoribosyltransferase, producing MSNGYFKSADADTICYFDVFFRKVPDKGGFVIVAGLEQIITYIQNLHFDEEDINFLREQKLFDEAFLSFLKKFRFSGDINALEEGQIAFPYEPILSVKARACEAQLLETFILLTLNHQSLIATKASRVVRAANGRAVLEFGSRRAQGIDAALSGARAAFIGGCKATACTLAGKLYNIPVAGTMAHSWVQMFEDEYEAFKRYCELYPQNAVLLVDTYESIQGIKNAIKAFKAVFKGDKNANLGIRLDSGDLCKLSQKARLMLDEAGLKHCKILVSGSLDEYKIKNLLEKGAKIDAFGVGEKLITAQSEPVLGCVYKLVATKKTQQITPKIKISENSEKITNPAPKKLYRFYDKSSHKALYDKLYLEDELVSTKANTTIQALQIPIFQKGKLVYKKKSLHEIAQFSQEALLHFNDKITKFENSSTFKLLLSLKLNKLKDELLQTRKRK from the coding sequence ATGAGTAATGGCTATTTTAAGAGTGCTGATGCGGATACGATTTGTTATTTTGATGTCTTTTTCCGCAAAGTTCCAGATAAAGGCGGTTTTGTCATAGTCGCTGGTTTAGAGCAAATCATCACTTATATACAAAATTTACATTTTGATGAAGAGGATATCAATTTTTTAAGAGAACAAAAACTTTTTGATGAAGCCTTTTTAAGCTTTTTAAAAAAATTTCGCTTTAGTGGAGATATTAACGCCCTTGAAGAAGGACAGATCGCTTTTCCTTATGAGCCAATTTTAAGTGTTAAAGCTAGAGCTTGTGAAGCTCAACTTTTAGAAACTTTCATACTTTTAACACTAAATCACCAAAGCCTCATTGCTACAAAAGCAAGTAGAGTTGTAAGAGCGGCTAATGGCAGGGCTGTTTTGGAATTTGGCTCAAGACGCGCTCAAGGCATTGACGCAGCACTTAGCGGGGCAAGAGCAGCGTTTATAGGAGGATGTAAAGCTACTGCTTGCACGCTTGCAGGAAAGCTTTATAACATACCTGTGGCTGGAACTATGGCTCATTCTTGGGTGCAAATGTTTGAAGATGAGTATGAAGCATTTAAGCGATACTGCGAACTATATCCGCAAAATGCTGTGCTTTTGGTGGATACTTATGAGAGTATTCAAGGGATCAAAAATGCTATAAAAGCCTTTAAAGCGGTATTTAAAGGGGATAAAAACGCAAATTTAGGCATAAGGCTTGATTCTGGGGATTTATGCAAATTAAGCCAAAAAGCAAGGCTTATGCTTGATGAAGCAGGTTTAAAACACTGCAAAATCCTTGTTAGCGGTAGTTTAGATGAATATAAGATCAAAAACTTGCTTGAAAAAGGAGCAAAAATAGATGCCTTTGGAGTGGGCGAAAAGCTCATCACCGCTCAAAGCGAACCAGTTTTAGGCTGTGTATATAAGCTTGTTGCCACTAAAAAAACACAGCAGATCACACCAAAAATCAAGATCAGCGAAAACAGCGAAAAGATCACAAATCCAGCTCCTAAAAAGCTTTACCGCTTTTATGATAAAAGCTCGCACAAAGCTCTTTATGATAAACTCTATCTTGAAGATGAACTTGTAAGCACAAAAGCAAATACCACAATACAAGCCTTACAAATACCTATCTTTCAAAAAGGCAAGCTCGTATATAAGAAAAAAAGCTTACACGAAATCGCTCAATTTAGTCAAGAAGCCCTTTTGCACTTTAATGACAAAATTACAAAATTTGAAAACTCAAGCACATTTAAACTCTTACTTTCATTAAAACTGAATAAATTAAAAGATGAGTTATTGCAAACAAGGAAAAGAAAATGA
- a CDS encoding protein-L-isoaspartate(D-aspartate) O-methyltransferase: MTFFEQKRCKSMAEEIAEKTFINEALFNAFCSVPRELFSPLKAHAYSLNALPMIGNQWISSPLTVAKMTMALELKDVDNVLEIGCGSGYQAAILSKIVRRVFSVERIENLVESAKKTFNTLELHNILVLHADGQAGWSRYAPYDRILFSAYAQSIPDAIFEQLKDGGMLVAPMLINNKQFITRFYKKDGEIRKEVLEECLFVPVLEGKE, encoded by the coding sequence ATGACATTTTTCGAGCAAAAACGTTGCAAAAGCATGGCAGAAGAAATCGCTGAAAAAACTTTTATCAACGAAGCCTTATTTAACGCCTTTTGTTCCGTGCCAAGAGAGCTTTTCTCGCCTTTAAAAGCCCATGCTTACAGCCTCAATGCCCTGCCAATGATAGGCAATCAATGGATAAGCTCGCCTTTAACCGTGGCTAAGATGACTATGGCTCTTGAGCTTAAAGATGTTGATAATGTGCTTGAGATAGGTTGTGGCTCTGGGTATCAAGCGGCGATTTTAAGCAAGATCGTGCGCCGTGTTTTTAGTGTAGAACGTATAGAAAATCTCGTAGAAAGTGCCAAAAAAACCTTTAACACGCTTGAATTACACAATATACTTGTCTTGCACGCAGACGGACAAGCTGGCTGGAGTCGCTACGCACCTTATGATCGCATACTTTTTTCAGCTTACGCACAAAGCATTCCAGATGCGATTTTTGAGCAACTCAAGGATGGAGGTATGCTTGTTGCACCTATGCTTATAAATAACAAACAATTCATCACAAGATTTTATAAAAAAGACGGCGAAATTCGCAAAGAAGTATTAGAAGAGTGCCTTTTTGTGCCAGTGCTTGAGGGCAAAGAATAA
- a CDS encoding type II asparaginase, producing the protein MCYNRANSSVKQGANMQVKPKIAILATGGTIAGAIDNAVATTGYTAGVVGVEALIKAVPELASLADISSYQIANINSCDMNDTIWLTLSHKINALFLTDIDGVVITHGTDTMEETAYFLSLVIKSDKPVVLVGAMRPSTAISADGPKNLYNAIALAADKNAKGKGVMVAMNDKIQSARGVVKTHTLNIDAFSSPDFGDLGYIVDGKATFYNNTTKAYGKNTPFDVGKLSSLPRVDILYTYSNDGNAVAARALFENGTKALIIAGSGAGNIHKDQKNMLKKLLKQGLIIAISSRINAGLVALSDEDKALGFISAQDLNPQKARVLLMLALTKTKDTKKIQEYFLKY; encoded by the coding sequence TTGTGTTATAATCGTGCAAACTCAAGTGTTAAGCAAGGAGCAAATATGCAAGTAAAACCTAAAATAGCTATCTTAGCTACAGGAGGAACTATAGCTGGGGCTATTGATAATGCAGTAGCAACCACAGGTTATACAGCCGGTGTTGTGGGAGTTGAAGCTCTTATTAAAGCAGTGCCAGAGCTTGCAAGCTTAGCTGATATTTCAAGTTATCAAATCGCAAATATCAATAGCTGCGATATGAATGATACCATTTGGCTTACACTTTCTCATAAGATCAATGCGCTTTTTTTAACTGATATTGATGGTGTGGTGATTACTCATGGCACTGATACTATGGAGGAAACAGCGTATTTTTTAAGCCTTGTGATAAAAAGCGATAAGCCAGTGGTTTTAGTAGGAGCCATGCGTCCTTCAACAGCTATAAGTGCAGATGGTCCTAAAAACCTTTACAATGCCATAGCCCTAGCAGCTGATAAAAATGCTAAAGGCAAAGGCGTAATGGTAGCAATGAATGATAAAATTCAAAGTGCAAGAGGAGTGGTAAAAACGCACACTTTAAATATAGATGCTTTTTCTTCGCCAGATTTTGGGGATTTGGGGTATATAGTAGATGGTAAGGCAACTTTTTATAATAATACCACCAAAGCGTATGGCAAAAATACCCCTTTTGATGTTGGTAAGCTTTCAAGCTTACCAAGAGTAGATATACTTTATACTTATTCAAATGATGGTAACGCAGTTGCTGCAAGGGCTTTGTTTGAAAATGGCACAAAGGCTTTAATTATCGCTGGAAGTGGGGCTGGTAATATCCATAAAGATCAAAAAAATATGCTTAAAAAGCTTCTTAAACAAGGACTTATCATAGCTATAAGCTCGCGTATAAATGCTGGTTTGGTAGCGCTAAGCGATGAAGATAAGGCTTTGGGCTTTATTAGCGCGCAGGATTTAAACCCTCAAAAAGCAAGAGTGCTTTTAATGCTTGCTTTAACAAAAACAAAAGATACGAAAAAAATTCAAGAGTATTTTTTAAAATACTAA
- a CDS encoding aldo/keto reductase, protein MNSQNELSKDRREFLKNSAKLGIATLGVLGTSSSLFGADSAKASNLGSAVPIVTLNNGVKMPMLGFGVLRLGDQKQTQMAVESALELGYRLFDTAQSYGNEEGVGYALKATGVKREELFITVKLFKAFATEALAAKAYEDSLKRLNIDYADLYLIHQPVNDTYGAYRAMSKLYKEKRVRAIGVSNFDPARIMDFVQNQEIKPAVNQVECNPLFQNYATQEILKELGIQMEAWSPLAQAKNNILQNPVLARIGKKYGKSPAQVILRWIYQRGIVAVVKSGNVNRQRENLNIFDFNLSTQDINDIAKLDTGKRGLDHQDPARIKWLNERQMIKAERI, encoded by the coding sequence ATGAATTCGCAAAACGAATTAAGCAAGGATAGAAGAGAGTTTTTGAAAAACTCAGCTAAACTTGGTATAGCTACGCTTGGAGTGTTGGGGACATCTAGCTCGCTTTTTGGCGCAGACTCTGCAAAAGCTTCAAATTTAGGCAGTGCTGTACCAATTGTTACTTTAAATAATGGCGTAAAAATGCCAATGCTTGGCTTTGGAGTCTTAAGACTTGGCGATCAAAAACAAACTCAAATGGCGGTTGAATCTGCCCTTGAGCTTGGTTACCGCCTTTTTGATACAGCCCAAAGTTATGGCAATGAAGAAGGTGTGGGGTATGCTTTAAAAGCTACTGGGGTAAAAAGAGAAGAGCTTTTCATCACGGTTAAGCTTTTTAAAGCCTTTGCTACTGAAGCTTTGGCTGCAAAGGCTTATGAGGATAGCTTAAAACGTTTGAATATAGACTATGCTGATTTATATCTCATTCATCAGCCTGTAAATGATACTTATGGAGCTTATAGGGCGATGAGTAAGCTTTATAAAGAAAAAAGAGTAAGAGCTATAGGGGTAAGCAACTTTGATCCAGCTCGCATTATGGACTTTGTGCAAAATCAAGAGATCAAACCAGCTGTAAATCAAGTCGAATGCAATCCGCTTTTCCAAAACTATGCCACTCAAGAGATACTCAAAGAGCTTGGAATTCAAATGGAGGCGTGGAGTCCGCTTGCTCAAGCAAAAAACAATATCTTGCAAAATCCCGTCTTAGCTCGTATAGGCAAAAAATACGGCAAAAGTCCAGCTCAAGTCATCTTAAGGTGGATTTATCAAAGAGGTATAGTTGCGGTTGTAAAAAGTGGCAATGTAAATCGTCAAAGAGAAAATCTTAATATTTTTGATTTTAATCTTAGCACACAAGATATAAATGATATTGCCAAACTTGATACAGGCAAAAGAGGACTTGATCATCAAGACCCAGCTCGCATTAAGTGGCTTAATGAAAGGCAGATGATTAAGGCTGAAAGGATATAA
- a CDS encoding aldo/keto reductase, whose product MKYITLNNGVKMPILGYGTFQITDLKEAQRCTEDALSVGYRSFDTAQAYSNEEALGAGFKASGVKREELFITTKLWVSHANEKDALKAFETSMKKLGLDYLDLYLIHQPVNDVYGAWRAMSKLYKEGRIKAIGVSNFLPDRLVDFCMNNEIKPAVNQIECNPFHQRVDFQKLMGEYSVAVESWASFGEGKQNMFKNPTLLKIAQKHNKSVAQVILNWLIGRGIIVIPKTTRKERMIENFNVFDFELDSDDKVQIAKLEKGESLFFNHADPAMVKYLNELFK is encoded by the coding sequence ATGAAATATATTACTTTAAATAACGGCGTTAAAATGCCTATACTAGGCTATGGGACTTTTCAAATCACGGATTTAAAAGAAGCGCAAAGATGCACGGAGGACGCACTAAGCGTGGGCTATCGCAGTTTTGACACCGCACAAGCGTATTCAAACGAAGAGGCTTTGGGTGCTGGATTTAAAGCAAGTGGGGTAAAACGAGAAGAGCTTTTTATCACTACAAAACTTTGGGTAAGCCATGCCAATGAAAAAGACGCACTCAAGGCGTTTGAAACTTCGATGAAAAAGCTTGGGCTTGATTATTTGGATCTTTATCTTATCCATCAACCTGTCAATGATGTCTATGGCGCGTGGCGGGCGATGAGCAAGCTCTATAAAGAGGGCAGGATAAAGGCAATTGGCGTAAGTAACTTTTTGCCTGATCGCCTTGTGGATTTTTGTATGAATAATGAAATAAAGCCCGCGGTAAATCAAATCGAATGCAATCCATTTCACCAAAGAGTAGATTTTCAAAAACTAATGGGCGAATATAGCGTAGCGGTAGAATCATGGGCGAGCTTTGGTGAGGGTAAGCAAAATATGTTTAAAAATCCCACTTTGCTAAAAATCGCTCAAAAACATAATAAAAGCGTGGCACAAGTGATTTTAAATTGGCTTATCGGGCGTGGTATTATCGTTATCCCAAAAACGACGAGAAAAGAGCGTATGATAGAGAATTTCAATGTGTTTGATTTTGAGTTAGATTCTGATGACAAGGTGCAGATTGCGAAACTTGAAAAAGGCGAGAGCCTCTTTTTCAACCACGCTGATCCAGCGATGGTAAAATACCTAAATGAGCTTTTTAAATAG
- a CDS encoding RDD family protein codes for MKAKAKIASRFMRFKAFLVDIFLIYTPILYICYFALGSKQAFLENHLVIFLCSLCFGLIQALFLSFKAQSPGLRAYELYLIDSKKGNKLGFLRIMLRYVVFLFGSAFLFGLVMSFFRKDGFMLHDILTRSCIVSKI; via the coding sequence ATGAAAGCAAAAGCAAAGATAGCCTCAAGATTTATGCGTTTTAAGGCATTTTTGGTTGATATTTTTTTGATTTATACGCCGATTTTATATATTTGTTATTTTGCTTTAGGCTCAAAACAGGCGTTTTTAGAAAATCACCTTGTTATTTTTTTATGTTCTTTGTGTTTTGGGCTTATTCAGGCTTTGTTTTTAAGTTTTAAGGCTCAAAGTCCGGGTTTAAGGGCGTATGAGCTTTATTTGATTGATTCTAAAAAAGGCAATAAACTCGGTTTTTTAAGGATTATGCTAAGGTATGTCGTGTTTTTATTTGGCAGTGCTTTTCTTTTTGGCTTAGTGATGAGTTTTTTTAGAAAAGACGGCTTTATGCTTCATGATATACTCACTCGAAGCTGTATAGTCAGCAAAATTTAG
- a CDS encoding ribonucleotide-diphosphate reductase subunit beta produces the protein MKRKKIYNPNSTETLTERKVFDGNPHGILNFTKAKYTWALKLWDLMEANTWFPKEVDTTRDALDYRCNLTAAEKRMYDLVWSQLISMDSFQANNLADNINPYITAPEINAILTRQAYEEANHSKSYAVMVEAICENTDLIYEMEKHDETLREKNDFISSIYEELAGDVDDNKLLLAMVANQILEGVYFYSGFTAIYALARAGKMLGSAQMIRFIQRDEITHLLLFQNMINSTRAERPDLFNKENVDKIYDMFKKAGELEIKWGKYITQNQIMGFTDDIIEEYIHYLIDQRLVAINLDRIYNAKHPIKWVDDFSKFNDQRANFFEGKVTNYSKGSISFDDF, from the coding sequence ATGAAAAGAAAGAAAATCTACAATCCAAACTCCACCGAAACCCTCACCGAAAGAAAGGTGTTTGATGGCAACCCGCACGGAATTTTAAATTTTACCAAAGCAAAATACACTTGGGCGTTAAAACTTTGGGATTTAATGGAAGCAAACACTTGGTTTCCAAAAGAAGTTGATACCACAAGAGACGCACTTGATTATCGTTGCAATCTTACAGCAGCTGAAAAAAGAATGTATGATCTTGTCTGGAGTCAGCTCATCTCAATGGATAGCTTTCAAGCAAACAATCTTGCTGATAATATCAACCCATACATCACAGCCCCAGAAATCAACGCTATCTTAACGCGTCAAGCTTATGAGGAAGCCAATCACTCAAAGTCCTATGCTGTAATGGTTGAAGCCATTTGTGAAAACACTGACTTGATTTATGAAATGGAAAAGCACGATGAAACTTTAAGAGAAAAAAATGACTTCATAAGCTCGATTTATGAGGAGCTAGCTGGTGATGTTGATGATAATAAACTCTTGCTTGCTATGGTAGCCAATCAAATTTTAGAAGGTGTGTATTTTTACAGCGGTTTTACAGCCATTTATGCTCTAGCTAGAGCTGGCAAGATGCTAGGTTCTGCACAAATGATACGTTTTATCCAAAGAGATGAGATTACGCATTTGCTTTTATTTCAAAATATGATTAACTCAACACGAGCTGAACGTCCTGATCTTTTTAATAAAGAAAATGTGGATAAAATTTATGATATGTTTAAAAAAGCCGGTGAGCTTGAGATCAAATGGGGTAAGTATATCACGCAAAATCAAATCATGGGCTTTACAGATGATATTATAGAAGAATACATTCACTATCTCATCGATCAAAGACTTGTTGCAATTAACTTAGATCGAATTTATAATGCTAAACACCCTATAAAATGGGTTGATGACTTTTCTAAATTTAACGATCAAAGAGCGAATTTCTTTGAAGGTAAGGTTACAAATTATTCTAAAGGTAGCATTAGTTTTGATGATTTTTAA
- the secG gene encoding preprotein translocase subunit SecG → MTTLLFIIQFLLVLIICIVVLLQKSSSIGLGAYSGSNESLFGAKGPAGFLAKFTFIMGLLLIINTIALGYIYNTKATSSSVAEKASSLIPPSTEANVSVAPAAPSAPQVENNTSN, encoded by the coding sequence ATGACTACGCTTTTATTTATTATCCAGTTTCTTTTGGTTTTAATCATCTGCATTGTAGTGCTTTTGCAAAAAAGTTCAAGCATAGGTTTAGGTGCGTATAGTGGCAGTAATGAAAGTTTATTTGGCGCAAAAGGACCAGCTGGCTTTTTAGCTAAATTCACCTTTATCATGGGACTTTTGCTTATCATTAACACCATAGCATTAGGTTATATCTATAACACAAAAGCAACTTCAAGCTCAGTAGCTGAAAAAGCAAGCTCGCTGATCCCGCCAAGCACAGAAGCTAATGTAAGTGTTGCACCAGCTGCACCAAGTGCTCCACAAGTTGAAAACAACACAAGTAATTAA
- a CDS encoding aldo/keto reductase yields MQNNRRAFLKTSLKAGAVLGFGGLLSELAAQSLDTTSLQGAKMITLNNGVKMPLLGLGTYGLNAAECVNITREAAKLGYRLFDTAQMYGNENELALGLRESGVSRNELFITTKLSSGMDYEGTKRHIEQTLKDMKLEYLDLLLLHRNFSQRSAMYKAMEEFYEEGRIKALGISNFREQAYLDFIKTCKIAPAVNQMETHVFLQHKSYQELMQKNGNCKLESWSPFVSGRNGIFNNEVLKQIAVKHNKSIAQVVLRWLVQREVIVIPKTSKIERLKENINIFDFKLDSTDLAQITKLDTGKSSVSWW; encoded by the coding sequence ATGCAAAACAATCGTAGAGCATTTTTAAAAACTAGCCTTAAGGCTGGGGCGGTTTTGGGTTTTGGTGGGCTTTTAAGCGAGCTTGCGGCTCAAAGCTTAGATACAACTTCACTACAAGGAGCAAAGATGATCACTTTAAACAATGGCGTGAAAATGCCACTTTTGGGGCTTGGCACTTATGGGCTTAATGCGGCTGAGTGCGTAAATATCACAAGAGAAGCAGCCAAGCTAGGATATCGCTTATTTGATACAGCGCAAATGTATGGCAATGAAAATGAGCTTGCTTTGGGCTTGCGTGAAAGTGGGGTGAGCAGAAATGAGCTTTTTATCACGACTAAGCTTTCAAGTGGCATGGATTATGAAGGCACTAAAAGGCATATAGAGCAGACTTTAAAGGATATGAAGCTTGAATACCTTGATCTACTTTTACTGCACCGCAATTTTAGCCAAAGAAGTGCTATGTATAAAGCTATGGAGGAGTTTTATGAAGAAGGACGGATCAAGGCTCTTGGGATTTCAAATTTTAGAGAACAAGCCTATCTTGATTTTATCAAAACTTGCAAGATAGCCCCAGCTGTCAATCAAATGGAAACTCATGTATTTTTACAACACAAAAGCTATCAAGAACTTATGCAAAAAAATGGCAATTGTAAGCTTGAATCTTGGAGTCCTTTTGTATCTGGAAGAAATGGCATTTTTAACAATGAAGTGCTAAAGCAAATCGCTGTAAAACACAACAAAAGCATAGCTCAAGTAGTTTTAAGATGGTTGGTGCAAAGAGAAGTTATAGTCATTCCAAAGACTTCTAAAATAGAACGTCTTAAAGAAAATATAAATATATTTGACTTTAAACTTGACAGCACAGATTTAGCACAAATTACTAAGCTTGATACAGGCAAAAGCTCGGTAAGTTGGTGGTAA
- the frr gene encoding ribosome recycling factor, with protein MIMLNEIYQKQKTHCEKALEALKKDFTTLRTGKVNIHILDHINVDYYGSATPLNQVATVLASDASTITITPWEKPMLKGIESAIAAANIGVNPNNDGESVKLFFPPMTREQREENVKQAKAMGEKAKVSVRNVRKEANDSVKKLEKDKTISEDEAKKAYDEVQKLTDSYSAKIDENVKNKESELLKV; from the coding sequence ATGATCATGCTTAATGAAATTTATCAAAAACAAAAAACCCACTGCGAAAAGGCTTTAGAAGCCCTTAAAAAAGACTTTACCACTCTACGCACAGGCAAGGTAAATATACACATTTTAGATCATATCAACGTGGATTATTACGGCTCGGCTACACCTTTAAATCAAGTTGCTACAGTGCTTGCAAGCGATGCTTCAACCATCACAATCACGCCTTGGGAAAAACCTATGCTTAAAGGTATAGAAAGTGCCATAGCAGCAGCAAATATAGGTGTCAATCCAAACAATGATGGCGAAAGTGTAAAGCTTTTTTTTCCACCGATGACAAGAGAGCAAAGAGAAGAAAATGTCAAACAAGCTAAGGCTATGGGCGAAAAAGCTAAGGTTTCAGTGCGTAATGTCAGAAAAGAAGCCAATGATAGCGTAAAAAAACTTGAAAAAGACAAAACTATAAGTGAAGATGAGGCAAAAAAAGCTTATGATGAGGTGCAAAAACTCACTGATAGCTATAGCGCGAAAATCGATGAAAACGTCAAAAACAAAGAAAGCGAACTTTTAAAAGTATGA